The DNA sequence AAGATGGCCGGCTGGGACGTATCCGTCGCGTTTAGAACATCGGCCGGTCCTTCGAAGCAGATTTCGCTCAACTTTCGGCCGAGAATCTCATCGGCGCGCGTGAAGACGCGGCGAGCCGCATCAGACATCTCGGCGATGTCCTTGCCCATGCCGACGACCTGAGCGCCCTGCCCCGGAAATACAATTGCTGTCTTACCCAATGCGCTTCCTCGAAAAGTAGCACGCGGCCCTGGCGCCGGAATTCAAGAACGATTTTTCAGCCCGACTACCCCGCTATTGATCGCCCATGCCGCGTCGCTGATGGCTTACAATCGCACCAGCGCCGAACCCCATGTGAATCCCGCGCCGAACGCGATTAGCAACACGATATCACCGGAATTCAGCCGCCCACTGCGGCGGCACTCATCCAGACAAATCGGAATTGAGGCGCCGGATGTATTGCCTATGCGATCGATATTGGTGTACACCCTTTCCGGCGGCAAGCCCAGCCGTTCCCGCGCGGATTCAATGATACGAAGATTGGACTGATGCGGAATCACCAATGAGATGTCCTCGGGCTTGACCCCGGACTCGGCCAGTGTCGAATCAACCAGATCCAGATTCCGCTTCACCGCCCGCTTGTACACCTCGCGGCCGTTCATCTTCACATAGTGCAGACGCTCGTTGACCGTCATGTTCGACACGCCCACGCGGGAACCGCCCGCGGGCACATGCAGGAGCGAATCGCCGCTGCCCTCGGCACTCATGGAATAATGGAGAATCGCCGGGCCATCGGTGTTCTCGGTGGCGGTCAGAACAACGGCGCCGGCGCCGTCCCCGAAGAGGATGCAGGTCGCCCGGTCTTCCATGTCGGAGATCAGTGACATGACTTCGGCACCGATGACGAGAACCTTCCTGAATGAGCTGTTCTGGAGCATGAAAGTCGATGTCAACAGCGAATAGACAAAGCCGCTGCAGGCCGCGACCAGATCGAAAGCCGCAACGGGCCGGGTGCAGAGAGCCTGCTGGACAAAGCACGCGGTGGAAGGCAGGGTCGCCTCGGGCGTAATTGTCGCGACGATGATGAGGTCCAGTTCGTCCGCGGTCATGCCGGCATCGGCGAGAGCGAGCTTCGCGGCTTCGCAGGCAAGCGATGCAGTGGTTTCGCCCTGTTCGCGGGTGGCAAACCGCCTCTCGCGAATACCCGTTCGCTCGCGGATCCAAGCGTCCGAGGTTTCGAGCCTTGTCGCGATCTCATGATTGGTCACCACACGCTTCGGAAGCGCATGGCCCGACCCGGCGATTCGCACGCCCAACGGTTTAATCATCGTCCTCGATCTCCGTCAGGCGGGATGCGATGACCTTGTTTAACTCGGTGCGGATGAACTCGGCGGCAATGCGCACCGCATTTCGGATGGCGCGGTGGTCGCTACTCCCGTGGCAGATGATGCACGTGCCGTCCACGCCCAGCAGCGGCGCGCCGCCATATTCACTGTAATCGTGTTTGCGCCAGATCTCCTGAAAAACCGGCTCCAGCCGCTGTGCCATCTCCGGACTCATCTGATGCACTTCGCGAGAAATGATCCGCAGCAGGCCGGTCGCCAATCCCTCTGTCAGCTTCAGTACGACATTGCCGACGAAGCCGTCCGAGACGGCAACCTCGCAAGCACCGGAAAACACTTCGCGCCCTTCGACGTTACCGATGAAGCGGATCGACGTGTTTGTGCGCATCATTTCATTGGCGCGCTTGACGAGCGGATTGCCTTTGACATCCTCACCACCGATCGAGATCAGACCCACACGTGGATTCTTGATCTTCAAGACGCACTCCGCATAGGCTGATGCCATTTGTGCGTATTGCAGCAGGTGCGCCGGCTTCGGCGCGACATTGGCCCCGACGTCGCAGACTGTCAGCGGGCCCGCAAAAGAAGGCAGCACCACGGCGATGCCCGGACGCTGCACATTGCCGATCGTCTTCATCTTGAGCTGGCACGCGGCAGCGAAGGCCCCGGTGTTGCCAGCACTGATGACGGCGTCCACCTGCCGATCGGCGGCCATTTTCGCCATGATCGCCATCGAGGATTGACGCTTCAGTTTCAGCGCTTCCACCGGAGAATCATCCATCCCGATGACTTCCGGCGCATGAACGATGCAGACTTTTGGAGGGAGCCCATCGGATGGTAGAAAAGGCTTGATCGCATCCTCGCGGCCGACAAGTACCAATTGGTCGTCGTCGTTCTCGAGGAACGAGAGACCTTCGATCGCGCCGCGGACGATCTCCTCGGGAGCGTGGTCGCCCCCCATGGCGTCGACTGCGATTCGCATGGATGATCAGCTCTCTTTGGTTTCGACCTTCAGCGAAACTTTGCCATTGACGTAGCCGCAATTCTGACACGCGCGGTGCGGAAGTCTGGCGGTACCGCAGCGAGGACACGCTGACAGATTCAGCGGTCGAAGCGCGTGGTGAGACGCGCGAGCGCGTTTCGCGGATTTGGATGCTTTTCTTGCTGGAACCATGAGGTCACCTATTCATTCTCGTTCTATCAAACGGGATCACGATGCGGGCTTCTCGGCCAAATCCCGAGAGCGGGTGGACATTCCCGCCACCCTCGAACCAGATTCGAGGACGCGTCAACGCCGGTTGCGGACGGCCGCATGGCATCGCCGCTGATCGAATCGGGCACTTTAGCCGACAGAATCGAGGCTGTCAAGAAATTGCTAAATCCCCAACCTTATGCAAGTCAAGCAGTTATCACGGAGAACGCAAAACCACGTTCATCTCGGCAAATTGAACACAATCCAGAGGCTATCAGGTGGTGTTCCCTTCACCCCTACAAACATTAGGCTACGGCAGAAATGATTGCGAGTTCGCCACAAACTACAGGATCCATACCGGTTGTGCGATCGAGACCGATGGCAAGTCTTCCGAAATCAATGGAGGTACGACAGCAATGATTCGCACTCGCCTGCTCGAGGTCGTTCGGACGGCTTTTGCGCTCTTCCCGATTCTGATCCCGTTTACCGCAGCAGCGGGCGTCCATGGAGACTCGCCATCCTCCATGCCAACCCCGTCATCCTGCGTATGGCAGGGCAAAATCATGGTTTCGGGAACGGTGCTTGATTTTGTTGTGCGGTTCGGTGGAGACGAAGAATCGCCCACCGGCACCATTGATATTCCCGCTCAAGGCGCGAAGGGGCTCCCACTTCGGGAAATCACACTTGGACCCGAGCGGATGAAATTCACGCTTGCCGTCGGAAGCACCACGGCCGAATTCGATCTTGACGTCGATCCCGACGGGAAATCAGCCGAGGGAACGATGACACAGTTCGGTCAAAAATTCATCGTCACCGCCGAACGGATCACCGAATCCGAAGCCCGCGAGGTCGGACCGCGACGACCGCAGACCCCGAAACCGCCTTTCCCTTACGAAGCCGAAGAAGTCACCTTCAAGAACAGCAAAGACGGCATCACGTTGGCCGGCACGCTCACTCGGCCCACCGGCCAAGGTCCATTCCCGGCGGTTGTCCTCATTTCCGGGTCCGGGGCGCAGGATCGGGATGAAACGCTCCTCGGGCACAAACCGTTCCTTGTTCTGGCGGACCATCTCACCCGTGAGGGAATCGCCGTGTTAAGGTTCGATGACCGCGGCGTCGGCGGCTCTACCGCGCCCCTCGACGTATTGCGACGTTCCACTACCGCCGATCTGGCGAATGACGCGCGTGCGGCACTCAATTTCCTGAGAACGCGCAAGGACATCAATCCGAAACACATCGGCCTCATCGGCCACAGCGAAGGCGGCGTCATCGCGCCGATGATCGCGGCGGAAGACCGCGACGTCGCGGCGGTAATAATGCTGGCGGGAAGCGGCGTACCGGGCCGCAAGGTGCTGTCGGGCCAATTGGAGCGAATTGCCCGCGTGTCCGGGGTGTATCGGCACAATGTGGATCGCCAGCTTGAGGCGCAGTCTCGCTTCTTTGACGCACTCCTGAATGATTCGAGCGAGGAGAAACTTCGCGAGACGCTTCGCGAACTAGTGAAAATTCAATATGAGCCAGCCGGCAAGCCAATGGATGGGAAGGAACTGGATGCGGCGGTCGAACTCGCAATGAAGTCGAGCGCATCGCCCTGGATGCGGTATTTCATCGCACACGATCCACGTGAAGCGCTGCGCCGGGTGAAGTGTCCAGTGCTTGCAATAAACGGTACGCTCGATCTGCAGGTCCTCTGCGACGACAACCTGCCTGGGATTGAGAAGGCACTTCATGATGCGGGCAACAAGGACGTTACCATCTTAAGGCTCGAAGGCCTCAATCACCTGTTTCAGCATTCCGGCACTGGACTGC is a window from the Phycisphaerae bacterium genome containing:
- a CDS encoding ketoacyl-ACP synthase III, which codes for MIKPLGVRIAGSGHALPKRVVTNHEIATRLETSDAWIRERTGIRERRFATREQGETTASLACEAAKLALADAGMTADELDLIIVATITPEATLPSTACFVQQALCTRPVAAFDLVAACSGFVYSLLTSTFMLQNSSFRKVLVIGAEVMSLISDMEDRATCILFGDGAGAVVLTATENTDGPAILHYSMSAEGSGDSLLHVPAGGSRVGVSNMTVNERLHYVKMNGREVYKRAVKRNLDLVDSTLAESGVKPEDISLVIPHQSNLRIIESARERLGLPPERVYTNIDRIGNTSGASIPICLDECRRSGRLNSGDIVLLIAFGAGFTWGSALVRL
- the plsX gene encoding phosphate acyltransferase PlsX produces the protein MRIAVDAMGGDHAPEEIVRGAIEGLSFLENDDDQLVLVGREDAIKPFLPSDGLPPKVCIVHAPEVIGMDDSPVEALKLKRQSSMAIMAKMAADRQVDAVISAGNTGAFAAACQLKMKTIGNVQRPGIAVVLPSFAGPLTVCDVGANVAPKPAHLLQYAQMASAYAECVLKIKNPRVGLISIGGEDVKGNPLVKRANEMMRTNTSIRFIGNVEGREVFSGACEVAVSDGFVGNVVLKLTEGLATGLLRIISREVHQMSPEMAQRLEPVFQEIWRKHDYSEYGGAPLLGVDGTCIICHGSSDHRAIRNAVRIAAEFIRTELNKVIASRLTEIEDDD
- the rpmF gene encoding 50S ribosomal protein L32, encoding MVPARKASKSAKRARASHHALRPLNLSACPRCGTARLPHRACQNCGYVNGKVSLKVETKES
- a CDS encoding alpha/beta hydrolase, producing MIRTRLLEVVRTAFALFPILIPFTAAAGVHGDSPSSMPTPSSCVWQGKIMVSGTVLDFVVRFGGDEESPTGTIDIPAQGAKGLPLREITLGPERMKFTLAVGSTTAEFDLDVDPDGKSAEGTMTQFGQKFIVTAERITESEAREVGPRRPQTPKPPFPYEAEEVTFKNSKDGITLAGTLTRPTGQGPFPAVVLISGSGAQDRDETLLGHKPFLVLADHLTREGIAVLRFDDRGVGGSTAPLDVLRRSTTADLANDARAALNFLRTRKDINPKHIGLIGHSEGGVIAPMIAAEDRDVAAVIMLAGSGVPGRKVLSGQLERIARVSGVYRHNVDRQLEAQSRFFDALLNDSSEEKLRETLRELVKIQYEPAGKPMDGKELDAAVELAMKSSASPWMRYFIAHDPREALRRVKCPVLAINGTLDLQVLCDDNLPGIEKALHDAGNKDVTILRLEGLNHLFQHSGTGLPTEYSFIEETFAPEALSAVSQWLNKRFAPADGPGKTPEARK